In the genome of Chryseobacterium oryzae, one region contains:
- a CDS encoding glycine zipper domain-containing protein, whose translation MKNIVLAGVISIFALTACKKNQDSVAEKTLEQQKMDFQVRQLEIEKQKLAIERERFQYETQKRADSIAIVEKERAKTAAAAKPQIIRETKTVYRDAPRSSSGSSSGNSNGTSQGTTAKKKGISEAAKGTAIGVVSGAALGALVNKKNRGGGAVVGGIIGGATGYTLGRAQDRKSGRVQPR comes from the coding sequence ATGAAAAATATAGTTTTAGCAGGAGTAATCTCAATATTTGCATTGACGGCCTGTAAGAAGAACCAAGATTCTGTAGCAGAAAAAACTTTAGAACAACAGAAAATGGATTTTCAGGTAAGACAGCTTGAAATAGAAAAACAAAAACTAGCTATAGAAAGAGAAAGATTTCAATATGAAACCCAAAAAAGAGCCGACAGTATTGCAATCGTAGAAAAAGAAAGAGCAAAAACTGCCGCAGCTGCGAAACCTCAAATTATACGAGAAACCAAAACTGTTTATCGTGATGCACCTAGATCTTCTAGCGGAAGCAGTTCGGGAAATAGCAATGGAACATCACAAGGTACAACAGCAAAGAAAAAAGGAATTAGCGAAGCCGCTAAAGGTACAGCTATCGGTGTTGTAAGTGGTGCTGCATTAGGAGCTCTAGTGAACAAGAAAAACCGAGGTGGAGGTGCCGTAGTTGGAGGTATTATTGGCGGTGCTACAGGATATACTTTAGGAAGAGCTCAGGACAGAAAAAGTGGCAGAGTTCAGCCAAGATAA
- a CDS encoding RDD family protein, with the protein MRKYLQIVDRNRASKWKRFANLIIDRIIFNLFFLVIGFAGAFLDRILEQYYFTDLLIEFSEIGRLWDMLITSILFFTYTFLMEFFTKGRTIAKYITGTKAITIHIENCSF; encoded by the coding sequence ATGAGAAAATATTTACAGATTGTAGACCGTAACCGGGCTTCAAAATGGAAAAGGTTCGCCAATCTTATTATAGATAGAATAATTTTTAACCTATTTTTCTTGGTGATCGGATTTGCAGGAGCATTTCTGGATAGGATTTTAGAACAGTATTATTTTACAGATTTATTAATTGAGTTTTCAGAAATCGGAAGACTTTGGGATATGCTTATTACCTCAATACTCTTTTTTACGTACACCTTTCTAATGGAGTTTTTTACAAAAGGGCGCACCATTGCAAAGTACATTACAGGTACCAAAGCAATAACTATACATATCGAGAATTGTTCCTTTTGA
- a CDS encoding DUF4403 family protein — translation MRISYFFILLFFFAKYSGQSSNISATYNFPKIKSSITMPVTIPLDEISNMVNKSVKDLIYMDDSYNDNNDDQFKVKVWKTRPIRLVGDTNGNILIEVPLKIWAEKGIGTLGIYTYQQTTFETVMYFKTAVSLKNNWSVSTFTQPMGFKWVAKPVLDFGKIKIPITSLVETSLKEQQYKFCKTMDEQMASQLNFQEYAVLAWNAFSQPFHISEEYNTWLKITPININITPLKFYGNQIDTNIGIDIFSETFTGTKPESSPTAKSVMNFNSIPVLANEFLLQTTANIPFSEATHIARKTFLDKEYDIRHSKVKITDIKVYKDENRIMIEAETEGYVNGTAFISGIPVYDELKKKIVLSETKFKLKTNNILQKTATLLFRGKIVKMIEEEYGIPTSELEISSKKSIEDAFNKEYYKGLKLNGKVSDLKPQQILLNENGLTAVIDTKAYLKLIMKGM, via the coding sequence GTGAGAATTAGTTATTTCTTTATCCTGCTATTTTTTTTCGCAAAATATTCCGGACAAAGCAGCAATATTTCTGCTACTTATAATTTTCCTAAAATAAAATCGAGCATCACAATGCCGGTTACGATTCCGCTTGATGAGATTAGCAATATGGTGAATAAGTCTGTAAAAGATCTTATCTACATGGATGATTCTTACAACGACAATAATGATGATCAGTTTAAAGTAAAAGTCTGGAAAACCCGACCAATACGGTTAGTTGGCGACACCAACGGAAATATTCTAATTGAAGTTCCGCTAAAAATATGGGCAGAAAAAGGAATCGGAACATTGGGAATCTATACTTATCAGCAGACCACATTTGAAACGGTGATGTATTTTAAAACTGCCGTCAGTTTAAAAAATAATTGGTCGGTAAGCACTTTTACGCAACCCATGGGTTTTAAATGGGTAGCAAAACCTGTTTTAGATTTCGGTAAAATAAAAATTCCGATTACTTCTTTGGTGGAAACAAGCCTGAAAGAACAACAGTATAAGTTCTGCAAAACAATGGACGAGCAAATGGCATCGCAGCTCAACTTTCAGGAGTACGCCGTTTTAGCCTGGAATGCTTTCTCCCAACCATTCCATATCTCTGAAGAGTACAATACTTGGCTGAAAATTACGCCCATCAATATAAATATTACACCATTAAAGTTTTACGGAAACCAAATTGACACCAATATTGGGATTGATATTTTTTCTGAAACCTTTACAGGAACAAAGCCGGAATCTTCTCCAACTGCGAAAAGTGTTATGAATTTCAATTCTATCCCTGTTCTTGCCAATGAATTTCTTTTGCAAACGACAGCGAATATTCCATTTTCTGAAGCGACTCATATTGCCAGAAAAACTTTTTTGGATAAAGAATACGACATTCGGCATTCTAAAGTGAAAATCACAGATATTAAAGTGTATAAAGACGAAAACAGAATAATGATAGAAGCAGAAACAGAAGGTTATGTAAACGGTACTGCTTTTATTTCCGGAATTCCTGTTTACGATGAACTTAAAAAGAAAATTGTACTTTCTGAAACAAAATTCAAGCTTAAAACCAATAATATTCTTCAAAAAACAGCTACTCTTCTGTTTCGGGGAAAAATTGTAAAAATGATTGAGGAAGAATACGGAATTCCTACTTCCGAACTTGAAATTTCTTCTAAAAAAAGTATCGAAGACGCCTTCAATAAAGAATATTATAAAGGATTAAAGCTGAATGGAAAAGTATCGGATTTAAAACCTCAGCAAATTCTTCTGAATGAAAACGGACTTACTGCGGTAATTGATACCAAAGCATATCTGAAACTTATTATGAAAGGAATGTAA
- the folB gene encoding dihydroneopterin aldolase, producing the protein MMSKIFLEDVKIYAYHGVLPEENIIGTNYILNAEIHTDLWAAAASDDLNDTISYADINEIIHEEMKISSKLLEHVAGRIITKIGEKFSQISYIKLKITKTSPPMKGEMKGASIELEKSFLLGGITEK; encoded by the coding sequence ATCATGAGCAAAATCTTTTTAGAAGATGTAAAAATCTACGCTTATCACGGTGTTCTTCCTGAAGAAAACATTATCGGAACGAATTATATTTTAAACGCAGAAATTCATACAGATTTGTGGGCAGCAGCAGCTTCTGATGATTTGAATGACACGATTAGCTATGCAGATATTAATGAAATCATTCATGAAGAAATGAAGATTTCTTCTAAATTATTGGAGCATGTTGCGGGAAGAATTATCACAAAAATTGGAGAAAAATTCAGTCAGATTTCCTACATCAAATTAAAAATTACCAAAACAAGTCCGCCAATGAAAGGCGAAATGAAAGGAGCAAGTATCGAACTTGAAAAAAGCTTTCTATTAGGTGGAATCACTGAAAAATAA
- the nadA gene encoding quinolinate synthase NadA: MSTETLDKAKANLPVKGFLDIKEIQIPQGEELVKAILKLKEEKNAVILAHYYQPGEIQDIADFLGDSLQLARQAKDTNADMIVFCGVHFMAEAAKILNPTKKVVLPDTMAGCSLADGCSGEGLRKMREQHPNALVATYINCNAETKAESDIIVTSSNAETVIEALPKDRPIIFAPDKNLGRYLSQKTGRDMILWDGSCIVHEAFSMERIAKQLADNPDAKLIAHPESEEAVLKLAHFIGSTSALLNFVEKDDCQKFIIATEEGILHEMKKRAPHKELIPALVFDESCNCSECFYMKRNTMEKLYLCMKYELPEILIDEELRLKALKPIEAMLDLSKSIK, translated from the coding sequence ATGAGTACAGAAACATTAGACAAAGCAAAAGCAAATCTTCCTGTAAAGGGATTTTTAGATATAAAAGAAATTCAGATTCCTCAAGGCGAAGAGTTGGTAAAAGCAATATTAAAGCTTAAAGAAGAGAAAAACGCAGTTATTCTTGCACACTATTATCAACCAGGAGAAATTCAGGATATTGCAGATTTTTTGGGGGATTCTTTGCAGTTGGCAAGACAGGCAAAAGATACCAATGCAGATATGATTGTTTTCTGTGGAGTTCATTTTATGGCTGAAGCAGCAAAAATTTTAAATCCGACAAAAAAAGTAGTTCTTCCGGATACAATGGCGGGATGTTCTTTGGCAGATGGCTGTTCTGGTGAAGGTTTAAGAAAAATGCGCGAACAGCATCCCAATGCTCTAGTGGCAACTTACATCAACTGTAATGCAGAAACCAAGGCTGAAAGCGATATTATTGTTACCAGTTCAAATGCAGAAACGGTTATCGAAGCTTTGCCAAAAGACAGACCTATTATTTTTGCTCCCGATAAAAATTTAGGTAGATATTTATCCCAAAAAACTGGCCGCGACATGATTCTTTGGGACGGAAGCTGCATTGTACACGAAGCTTTCTCTATGGAAAGAATTGCCAAACAATTGGCAGATAATCCTGATGCAAAGCTAATTGCCCACCCAGAAAGTGAAGAAGCAGTTCTTAAACTTGCTCATTTTATCGGTTCTACATCTGCACTTCTTAATTTTGTGGAAAAAGACGACTGCCAAAAGTTTATTATAGCAACAGAAGAAGGTATTTTACACGAAATGAAGAAAAGGGCTCCTCATAAAGAGTTGATACCGGCTCTTGTTTTCGACGAAAGCTGTAACTGTTCAGAATGTTTTTACATGAAGAGAAATACGATGGAAAAACTGTATTTGTGCATGAAATACGAGCTTCCTGAAATTTTAATTGATGAAGAACTTCGCCTGAAAGCATTAAAACCTATTGAAGCAATGCTCGATCTTTCTAAAAGCATCAAATAA
- the gmk gene encoding guanylate kinase yields the protein MNKVIIFSAPSGSGKTTLVKYALETFPELEFSISCTTRQPRGNEIHTIDYHFISPEEFRQKISEDAFVEYEEVYTDKYYGTLKSEVEKIWNNQKVVIFDVDVKGGISLKKYFKDQALSIFIEPPSIEELERRLINRNTDDAETIKTRVEKAEEEMSYAKDFDVIVINENLDRAKGEIKNLIESFIKN from the coding sequence ATGAATAAGGTTATTATATTTTCGGCACCATCGGGAAGCGGCAAAACAACTTTAGTGAAATATGCTTTGGAAACATTTCCAGAGCTTGAATTTTCTATTTCTTGCACTACAAGACAGCCACGCGGAAACGAAATTCATACCATAGATTATCATTTTATATCTCCGGAAGAATTCAGACAGAAAATTTCTGAAGATGCTTTTGTTGAGTACGAAGAAGTTTACACCGACAAGTATTACGGAACGCTAAAATCTGAGGTCGAAAAAATATGGAATAACCAAAAAGTTGTTATTTTTGATGTTGATGTAAAAGGTGGAATTTCACTTAAAAAATATTTTAAAGATCAAGCTTTGTCGATTTTCATAGAACCGCCTTCCATTGAAGAATTGGAACGAAGGTTGATTAATAGAAATACAGACGATGCAGAAACCATTAAAACTAGAGTCGAAAAAGCGGAAGAAGAAATGTCTTATGCAAAAGATTTTGACGTTATTGTAATTAATGAAAATCTCGATCGGGCGAAAGGTGAAATAAAAAATTTAATAGAAAGTTTTATTAAAAACTAA